One Burkholderia sp. 9120 genomic window, CAGGTGATACGAAATGTTGAAACGCTCGATCCAGTTGGCCTTTTCGACGAACTGCAGATCGGCGGTGCTCGAATCAAAACCCGTGATCAGCGGGATCGTCGCGATGAAGCTGACAACCGAACCGATCAACGCAACCCAGCGCGCGGGCGCCGGGTTCTTGTCGGAACCGATAGCCAGAACCAGCAGGCCAACGAGGATCGGTAACCAGATTGCGATACTGAGAATCGGATAAGCGTGCATTAGTGTCCCTCGCCTTATTTGCCGCCGAGCGTTACAAACAGGGTCAGGAGCCCCAACATGCCGATAATCATGGCAAACGCGTAGTGGTAGATATAGCCGGATTGGAGGAAGCGGATCACGCCGGCGAACCAGCCGATAAAGCGTGCGCTGCCGTTGACGATACCGTCGATCACCACGACGTCGCCTTCCTTCCAGAGACCCCGGCCAATGGCCACGGCACCCCGCGCGAACACGACTTCGTTGATCTTGTCCATGTAGTACTTGTTATCGAGCAGCGTGTAGATCGGGCCGAACGCGCGCTTGATGACAGCCGGCAGATCCGGTCGAACGATGTACAGGAACCACGCCACCACCACACCCGCGAGCGCCAGCCAGACCGGCAGACCCGAGACCGAGTGCAGACCCATCGACGCCCAGCCGTGGAACTCCTCGGCCATCTCGGACACCGCCGGATGGTTCGCGCCAATGAAGATCACCTTGTCGAACGCCACACCGTGCTGGAAGAAGTCGCCGAACAGCATCGGACCGACACCGATCGCGCCGATCACCACCGACGGAATCGCCAGCAGCACCAGCGGCAGCCACACTACCCACGGCGTTTCGTGCGGCTCGTGAGCGTGGTCGTCGTGACCGTGCGCGTCATGGCCGTGGCCGTGTGCGTCGTGAGCATGAGCGTCATGCGCGTGCGCAGCGGCTTCGATACCCATCGGCGATTCCGGATGCTTCGGACCGCGGAAGCGCTCCTTGCCGTGGAACACCAGGAAGTACATACGGAACGAATACAGCGCCGTGACGAACACGCTCGCCACCACCGCGAAGTACGCGAAACCCGAGCCCGGCAGATTCGACAGCTTCACCGCGTCGATGATCGAATCTTTCGAGTAGAAGCCCGAGAAGAACGGCGTGCCGATCAGCGCCAGCGAACCGACCAGCGACGTGATCCACGTGATCGGCATGTACTTGCGCAGGCCGCCCATGTTGCGGATGTCCTGATCGTGGTGCATGCCGATGATCACCGAACCCGCGCCGAGGAACAGCAGCGCCTTGAAGAACGCGTGCGTCATCAGGTGGAACACGGCAACCGAGTAGGCCGACGCGCCGAGCGCGACCGTCATGTAACCGAGTTGCGACAGCGTGGAATACGCCACCACACGCTTGATGTCGTTCTGGATGATGCCGAGGAAGCCCATGAACAGCGCGGTGATCGCGCCGATGACCATCACGAACGACAGCGCCGTATCCGACAGTTCAAACAGCGGCGACATGCGCGTGACCATGAAGATACCGGCCGTCACCATGGTTGCCGCGTGAATCAGCGCGGAAATCGGCGTCGGGCCTTCCATCGAATCCGGCAGCCACACGTGCAGCGGGAATTGCGCCGACTTACCCATCGCGCCGATGAACAGGCAGATGCAGGCCACCGTCAGCAGACCCCAATCCGTACCCGGGAAGCTCAAGGCCGCGAGTTCGGTGCGCTTCGCGAAGACGTCGCCGTAGTTCATCGAACCGGCGAACGCGAACAGCAGGCCGATACCCAGCAGGAAGCCGAAGTCGCCGATGCGGTTCACGATGAACGCCTTCATGTTCGCGTAGATCGCGGTCGGGCGCGTGTAGTAGAAACCGATCAGCAGGTACGACACCAGGCCCACCGCTTCCCAGCCGAAGAACAGCTGCAGGAAGTTGTTGCTCATCACGAGCATCAACATCGAGAACGTGAACAGCGAGATGTACGAGAAGAAGCGCTGGTAGCCGTCGTCGTCGGCCATGTAGCCGATCGTGTAGATGTGCACCATCAGCGACACGAAGGTCACCACGCACATCATCATTGCCGTCAGCGAGTCGACCAGGAAGCCGACTTCGAAATTCGTTTTACCGATGGTCATCCATTGGTAGATGGTCGCGTTGAAGCTCGCGCCGTCCATCACCTGGAAGAACACCACAGCCGACAGGATGAACGAGATCGCGACGCCGAGGATCGTGACCGAATGCGCACCGGCTCGCCCTACCGCTTTTCCGAACAGCCCTGCGATCAGGGAACCGGCCAGCGGTGCCAGCGGGATCGCCAGCAGCAGGTTTTCATTGAGTATCGTGGACATAACCGCTTTTCCTGAAATTAACCTTTGAGCTGATCGAGATCCTCGACATTGATCGTGTCGAGGCTACGGAACAGGGTCACCAGAATTGCGAGGCCGATCGCCGCTTCCGCCGCCGCTACCGTCAGCACGAAGAAAACGAAGATCTGGCCATGCACGTCGCCGAGGTAATGCGAGAACGCGACGAAATTGGTGTTCACCGCCAGCAGCATCAGTTCGATCGCCATCAGGATGATGATCACGTTGCGGCGGTTCAGGAAAATGCCGACGATGCTGATCGCAAACAGGATCGCGCCGAGGACAAGGTAATGGGCAAGGGTCAACATGATTTCTATCTCCTGTCCGCTCAGCTGTTTTTAGCCGCTGCCGAGTCGGCCGCTGTTGCTGCCGCCGCCGCTGCTGCCGCGGCGGCTTCTTCCGCCGCGACGGTTGCCGCGGTCTTTTCCGACTTCATCTTCACGATACGCACACGGTCCTTGGCACGCACCTTGACCTGCTCGCTG contains:
- the nuoK gene encoding NADH-quinone oxidoreductase subunit NuoK, giving the protein MLTLAHYLVLGAILFAISIVGIFLNRRNVIIILMAIELMLLAVNTNFVAFSHYLGDVHGQIFVFFVLTVAAAEAAIGLAILVTLFRSLDTINVEDLDQLKG
- the nuoL gene encoding NADH-quinone oxidoreductase subunit L, producing MSTILNENLLLAIPLAPLAGSLIAGLFGKAVGRAGAHSVTILGVAISFILSAVVFFQVMDGASFNATIYQWMTIGKTNFEVGFLVDSLTAMMMCVVTFVSLMVHIYTIGYMADDDGYQRFFSYISLFTFSMLMLVMSNNFLQLFFGWEAVGLVSYLLIGFYYTRPTAIYANMKAFIVNRIGDFGFLLGIGLLFAFAGSMNYGDVFAKRTELAALSFPGTDWGLLTVACICLFIGAMGKSAQFPLHVWLPDSMEGPTPISALIHAATMVTAGIFMVTRMSPLFELSDTALSFVMVIGAITALFMGFLGIIQNDIKRVVAYSTLSQLGYMTVALGASAYSVAVFHLMTHAFFKALLFLGAGSVIIGMHHDQDIRNMGGLRKYMPITWITSLVGSLALIGTPFFSGFYSKDSIIDAVKLSNLPGSGFAYFAVVASVFVTALYSFRMYFLVFHGKERFRGPKHPESPMGIEAAAHAHDAHAHDAHGHGHDAHGHDDHAHEPHETPWVVWLPLVLLAIPSVVIGAIGVGPMLFGDFFQHGVAFDKVIFIGANHPAVSEMAEEFHGWASMGLHSVSGLPVWLALAGVVVAWFLYIVRPDLPAVIKRAFGPIYTLLDNKYYMDKINEVVFARGAVAIGRGLWKEGDVVVIDGIVNGSARFIGWFAGVIRFLQSGYIYHYAFAMIIGMLGLLTLFVTLGGK